The following proteins are co-located in the Sporolactobacillus pectinivorans genome:
- a CDS encoding DMT family transporter, which yields MKNTWLGSLYLALAASIWGGMYVVVKVVVSVIPPIELVWMRYCVAFITLLVIGVVTRQSWRIQKRDLVLVILIGIIGNTVSIVTQEFGTMFSSAQMGAIITSSTPAFMVTFAWLLLKERLNVKKIVSVCLATIGVLLIVGNGHINVSGQLGGIFLLIAALTWALMSVLIKRVPKSYSSIEITNYSILVAIVVLTPFVFSQLHEINISEFIHPTIWGGVLYLGIVSTACGFLLWNRGLQLLNASSGGLFFFFQPLMGTFLGWLLLGENIGGTFWIGALLVLGGVLLVIKE from the coding sequence TTGAAAAACACTTGGTTGGGTTCCCTATATTTAGCTTTAGCCGCCAGTATTTGGGGTGGTATGTATGTAGTTGTTAAAGTTGTTGTCTCAGTGATCCCGCCGATAGAACTTGTTTGGATGAGATATTGTGTTGCCTTTATTACACTTCTGGTCATTGGCGTAGTCACGCGGCAGTCATGGAGAATTCAAAAACGCGATCTTGTATTAGTGATACTCATTGGAATCATTGGAAACACGGTCTCAATCGTTACACAGGAATTTGGCACAATGTTTTCTTCGGCACAGATGGGGGCAATCATTACATCTTCTACACCGGCGTTTATGGTTACTTTTGCCTGGTTGCTGCTTAAAGAACGGCTGAATGTGAAGAAAATAGTGTCGGTTTGTTTGGCTACAATAGGCGTATTGCTTATTGTCGGAAACGGTCATATCAACGTGTCCGGTCAACTTGGCGGGATTTTCCTGCTGATTGCGGCTTTAACATGGGCGCTCATGTCTGTTCTCATAAAACGTGTCCCGAAAAGTTATTCATCAATTGAGATCACAAACTATTCAATTCTCGTTGCTATTGTCGTACTCACACCTTTTGTTTTCAGCCAGTTGCATGAAATAAATATTTCTGAGTTCATTCATCCGACGATTTGGGGCGGCGTTTTATATTTGGGCATTGTTTCAACCGCCTGTGGCTTTTTACTCTGGAATCGCGGATTACAGCTGTTGAACGCTTCAAGCGGCGGATTGTTTTTCTTTTTTCAGCCCTTAATGGGAACATTCCTTGGATGGCTCCTGCTGGGAGAAAATATAGGTGGAACATTTTGGATCGGGGCGCTCTTAGTTCTCGGCGGTGTTTTGCTAGTCATCAAGGAATAG
- a CDS encoding pyridoxal phosphate-dependent aminotransferase, with translation MINEEYRDMLGKKSVIRQLSEYATERAKKIGCENVFDYSLGNPSVPVPQAFSDHLAELAASPDPGAVHGYSPSLGITSVREKIAASLKRRFGIDYETEDIFMTSGAAGAIAHALRAVTVPGDEVITFAPYFPEYNPYVNKTGAVLKIVPPDTEGFQINFAEFEEMFSSKVMAVLINTPNNPTGIAYSSDTIKKLAGFLTEKEREFGHDIYLISDEPYREIVFENVDSPYVAKYYHNTITCYSFSKSLSLPGERIGYVAINPACKDAKLIVEMCGQISRGIGHNCPPSIIQLAVAEVIDLTADLSVYETNMNILYKEMTRLGFSCVKPGGTFYMFPKALEEDAVAFCNRALKYDLILVPADSFGCPGYFRMAYCIPTEKVTRSLDAFRKLAGDYC, from the coding sequence ATGATTAATGAAGAATACAGGGACATGCTTGGGAAAAAGTCCGTCATCCGCCAGCTTTCCGAGTATGCTACGGAGAGGGCAAAAAAGATCGGTTGCGAAAATGTTTTTGATTACAGCCTTGGCAATCCATCGGTACCGGTACCGCAGGCTTTTTCGGATCATCTTGCTGAGCTTGCCGCAAGCCCGGACCCGGGTGCCGTCCATGGGTACAGCCCGAGTCTCGGCATTACCTCGGTCCGCGAGAAAATTGCCGCCTCGCTGAAAAGACGTTTTGGGATCGATTACGAAACAGAGGACATTTTTATGACATCGGGTGCGGCGGGAGCCATTGCGCATGCGCTACGGGCGGTGACCGTTCCGGGTGACGAGGTAATCACGTTTGCTCCCTATTTCCCGGAATACAATCCCTATGTTAATAAAACCGGTGCTGTTCTGAAAATTGTTCCACCGGATACTGAGGGATTTCAAATTAATTTCGCTGAATTTGAAGAAATGTTTTCATCTAAAGTAATGGCTGTACTGATCAATACACCCAATAACCCGACAGGCATTGCCTATTCTTCGGATACAATTAAAAAATTGGCTGGATTTCTGACGGAAAAGGAACGTGAATTCGGCCATGATATTTACCTGATTTCTGATGAACCTTACCGGGAGATCGTTTTTGAAAATGTGGATTCTCCTTATGTCGCCAAATACTATCACAATACAATAACCTGCTATTCTTTCAGCAAATCCCTGTCATTGCCTGGTGAGCGGATCGGCTATGTAGCAATTAACCCGGCATGCAAAGACGCCAAACTGATTGTTGAGATGTGCGGACAAATATCCAGAGGCATCGGCCACAATTGTCCGCCGTCGATTATTCAGCTGGCTGTCGCGGAGGTCATCGATCTGACCGCGGATTTGTCTGTTTATGAAACAAATATGAATATCCTGTACAAGGAAATGACGCGACTTGGCTTCTCATGTGTTAAACCGGGCGGGACGTTTTACATGTTCCCCAAAGCATTGGAAGAGGATGCCGTCGCATTCTGTAACCGGGCATTGAAATATGACCTGATCCTTGTTCCGGCGGATAGTTTTGGCTGTCCCGGCTATTTTAGAATGGCCTACTGCATTCCGACGGAAAAAGTTACACGGTCGCTCGATGCTTTCAGAAAGTTAGCGGGAGATTATTGCTGA
- a CDS encoding EAL and HDOD domain-containing protein: MDVYVARQPVFDRELKLYGYELLYRQSGNNFFEGVDDRTATATVLANSVLVAHFNELIDSKRGFINFPEGFLTAGLPRLLPRQKIVIEILERVQATDAVIKACRQLKKDGYIIALDDFNMNRGRQYRALIDLADIIKIEFSKVRLLDQLKLIRSRQGKTVFLAEKVETEKEFQLALKMGYQLFQGYFFSKPAMINAKDIGTLDISLIRIIKELDREEPDMQGIARLIEKDLGLSYKILRLANTVNFGTQFPVRSIQQALVRVGTQHLIQWMHLFLLNGVRTVENNELVKASMIRGKMMALLCAEIGRDAQESDYFIAGIFSSIDRILNDSMNHIIDGLPLDDEVKNALLGFPNEIRRVLDSVLAFEEARWEALAGFVAENNIRPQKYMSLYLRALRWHKTIPKEAHADL, from the coding sequence ATGGATGTTTATGTCGCACGCCAACCTGTTTTTGACAGGGAGTTAAAGCTCTACGGATACGAATTATTATATCGGCAGAGCGGAAATAATTTTTTCGAGGGTGTGGACGACCGGACTGCTACTGCAACGGTACTGGCAAATTCAGTGCTTGTGGCTCATTTTAATGAACTGATCGACAGTAAACGTGGATTTATTAATTTTCCTGAAGGATTTCTGACCGCCGGATTGCCACGCCTGCTTCCACGTCAAAAAATCGTAATCGAGATTCTGGAGCGTGTTCAGGCCACAGATGCAGTTATCAAAGCCTGCAGGCAGCTGAAAAAAGATGGCTATATCATTGCCCTGGACGATTTCAACATGAATCGCGGCAGGCAGTATCGTGCACTGATTGACTTGGCAGATATCATTAAGATAGAATTTTCAAAAGTCAGGCTTCTTGATCAGTTAAAATTGATCCGCAGCCGTCAAGGAAAAACAGTCTTTCTGGCTGAAAAGGTTGAAACAGAAAAAGAATTTCAATTGGCACTGAAAATGGGCTATCAGCTTTTCCAGGGCTATTTTTTCAGCAAACCAGCCATGATCAACGCAAAAGATATCGGGACATTGGATATCAGCCTGATTCGCATTATTAAAGAACTTGATCGTGAAGAACCGGACATGCAAGGTATCGCCAGATTAATTGAAAAAGATTTGGGCCTGTCTTATAAAATTCTGAGACTGGCGAATACAGTGAACTTTGGCACCCAGTTTCCAGTTCGGTCGATTCAGCAGGCGCTAGTCCGCGTTGGCACACAGCATTTGATCCAGTGGATGCATCTGTTCCTGCTGAACGGCGTGCGCACCGTTGAGAACAACGAATTGGTCAAGGCATCAATGATCCGCGGCAAGATGATGGCACTGCTCTGCGCGGAAATCGGCCGGGACGCGCAGGAATCGGATTATTTTATTGCAGGTATTTTTTCTTCAATCGATCGCATACTGAATGATTCAATGAACCATATTATTGACGGCCTGCCGCTTGACGATGAGGTTAAAAACGCTTTGCTTGGTTTCCCCAATGAGATTCGCCGTGTCCTCGACTCTGTGCTTGCCTTTGAAGAAGCACGGTGGGAGGCACTCGCTGGATTTGTGGCTGAAAACAATATTCGGCCTCAAAAATACATGTCTTTGTATTTAAGGGCGCTTAGGTGGCACAAAACAATTCCGAAAGAGGCACATGCCGATTTGTGA
- a CDS encoding NAD-dependent epimerase/dehydratase family protein: MENISSQAVLHIADIESLAPEEVIVLLKFGTVFLWRLGLMNKFYQLPYTILRYANVYGPRQVAKGEGGAVAIFPDQKGQTLKFFGDGEQTRDFIYVKEIVEANLEAIDRGSGETIHASTARKTSIN, encoded by the coding sequence TTGGAAAACATTTCTTCTCAGGCCGTTCTGCATATTGCAGATATCGAGAGCCTTGCACCCGAGGAAGTCATTGTTCTTCTAAAATTCGGCACCGTTTTCCTTTGGCGGCTCGGGCTGATGAACAAATTCTATCAGCTTCCATACACCATTCTCAGGTATGCCAATGTCTATGGGCCAAGACAAGTAGCAAAGGGAGAAGGGGGCGCCGTAGCCATCTTTCCGGATCAAAAGGGGCAGACCTTAAAATTTTTTGGTGATGGCGAACAGACCCGTGATTTTATTTACGTAAAGGAAATTGTCGAAGCAAATCTTGAGGCAATTGATCGGGGCAGTGGAGAAACGATTCACGCAAGCACTGCCCGGAAAACATCCATTAATTAG
- a CDS encoding glycosyltransferase family 4 protein, with protein sequence MKILLATYWPIPHVGGVWTYMTQLKKKLESYGHEVDLLGYDESNQSVTLLNKGLVLSRDKVIPLINANLTKDNYPAMYVNFLVKWTEFQRYVYELSAAYFGVQDYDIIHTQDVLSTVAMNRVKKPETPLIATLHGSVAHEIRRQLETIHKSDTSYLARAYYDDLERDGAISADTTIVGNEWLKDILINEFLVPSQQLKVLHYGFDTENFIRRMREKSTIERPKDKKVIIYSGRLVELKGVNYLISALGELKQIRNDWECWIVGSGEKEAELRNQATSLGLGESVQFLGKRDDVPSLLANSDILVLPTLIENQPLSVIEAQIAGKAVIASNVGGIPEMIKHGVTGLLTPAEDAGALCNEMNLLLSDDHYRKTLGANARTWGLSHWSMDMGVKELLKIYQRATFEKRRDGENV encoded by the coding sequence ATGAAAATATTGCTGGCCACTTACTGGCCCATTCCGCATGTAGGTGGTGTCTGGACTTATATGACTCAGTTGAAAAAAAAACTGGAGTCATATGGTCACGAAGTTGATTTACTCGGCTATGATGAGTCGAATCAAAGTGTCACCCTGTTGAATAAAGGGCTCGTTTTATCTAGAGATAAAGTAATCCCGCTAATCAATGCCAACCTGACCAAGGACAATTATCCTGCTATGTACGTCAATTTTCTTGTCAAATGGACAGAATTCCAGCGCTATGTTTACGAACTGAGTGCAGCGTATTTCGGCGTTCAGGACTATGATATCATCCATACCCAGGACGTCTTATCCACAGTTGCCATGAACCGAGTTAAAAAACCTGAAACACCATTGATCGCGACCCTTCACGGATCCGTGGCCCATGAAATCAGGCGTCAGCTGGAAACCATCCATAAGTCGGATACGTCTTATCTGGCAAGAGCCTACTATGATGATCTTGAACGCGACGGAGCGATTTCGGCCGACACAACCATTGTCGGCAACGAGTGGCTGAAAGACATTTTGATCAATGAATTTCTCGTCCCCAGTCAGCAGCTTAAAGTACTTCATTACGGATTCGACACAGAAAACTTCATCCGAAGAATGCGGGAAAAGTCAACGATTGAACGTCCAAAAGATAAAAAAGTCATCATCTATTCCGGAAGACTGGTTGAACTTAAAGGTGTCAACTACCTGATTTCCGCACTCGGCGAACTAAAGCAAATCAGAAATGACTGGGAATGCTGGATTGTCGGCAGCGGTGAAAAAGAGGCGGAGCTTAGAAACCAAGCAACTTCACTTGGATTAGGAGAATCTGTTCAATTTTTAGGGAAGCGCGACGATGTTCCCAGTCTTCTGGCCAACTCTGACATTCTCGTCCTCCCGACGCTCATCGAAAATCAGCCATTGTCAGTCATTGAAGCACAAATTGCAGGTAAAGCAGTCATTGCGAGTAACGTCGGCGGTATACCGGAAATGATCAAACATGGCGTGACCGGTCTGTTAACGCCAGCAGAAGACGCAGGGGCACTGTGCAATGAGATGAACCTGCTCCTTTCTGATGATCATTACAGAAAAACCCTCGGTGCCAATGCAAGGACATGGGGACTGAGCCACTGGTCGATGGACATGGGCGTAAAGGAACTCTTAAAGATATATCAGCGAGCCACTTTCGAAAAGAGGAGAGATGGAGAAAATGTATAA
- a CDS encoding DUF4183 domain-containing protein, which produces MGHEYSHSKEAPSIPHPFLSFPKIKQGSKQRFSSPQKVDTYEFYALSDGLKRIYTAADALPGHGVRRILSPDEVSYMNLFINGMLQPRQSYQVSKEKLVIRTEDIPAKGAPIILQMILVKSF; this is translated from the coding sequence ATGGGGCATGAGTATTCTCATTCAAAAGAAGCACCGTCCATCCCGCATCCGTTTCTGTCTTTTCCAAAAATAAAACAAGGTTCGAAACAACGTTTTTCCAGTCCTCAAAAAGTGGATACGTACGAATTTTATGCTTTATCTGACGGACTGAAAAGGATTTACACAGCGGCCGACGCACTGCCCGGTCATGGAGTCAGACGAATTCTGAGCCCGGATGAAGTATCCTATATGAATCTGTTCATCAATGGAATGCTGCAGCCCAGGCAAAGCTATCAAGTGAGCAAAGAAAAGCTGGTGATTCGCACGGAAGATATACCAGCTAAAGGGGCGCCTATCATTCTGCAAATGATCCTAGTCAAATCATTTTGA